A window of Halomonas sp. GFAJ-1 contains these coding sequences:
- a CDS encoding electron transport complex subunit RsxA, giving the protein MSELFIILVSTALVNNFVLVQFLGLCPFMGVSNKLESAMGMSLATTFVLTLASAASYVVYHGLLVPFDITYLRTISFIVVIAAVVQFTEIMVRQLSPLLHQVLGIFLPLITTNCAVLGVALLSLNRELSFFHTTLYGLGAALGFSLILVLFAAMRERLASADVPMPFKGAAIAMITASLMSLAFLGFSGLVQG; this is encoded by the coding sequence ATGAGTGAACTCTTTATCATTTTGGTCAGCACCGCGCTGGTCAATAATTTCGTACTGGTACAGTTTTTAGGGCTGTGCCCTTTCATGGGCGTTTCCAATAAGCTGGAATCAGCCATGGGCATGTCTCTGGCCACAACCTTTGTACTTACGCTTGCCTCCGCGGCCAGCTACGTGGTGTATCACGGTTTACTGGTGCCCTTTGATATTACCTATCTGCGTACCATTAGCTTTATTGTAGTGATTGCTGCCGTCGTACAGTTCACCGAAATAATGGTGCGCCAGCTTAGCCCCCTGTTGCATCAGGTGTTGGGGATTTTTCTGCCGCTAATTACCACCAACTGTGCCGTACTCGGGGTAGCGCTACTATCACTTAACCGCGAGCTGAGCTTTTTCCACACGACACTCTATGGCCTAGGCGCAGCGCTAGGGTTCTCGCTGATCCTGGTACTGTTTGCCGCGATGCGCGAGCGCTTGGCCAGCGCCGATGTACCCATGCCCTTTAAGGGGGCAGCCATCGCGATGATTACCGCAAGCCTTATGTCGCTAGCGTTTCTTGGTTTTTCTGGCTTGGTGCAGGGGTAA
- a CDS encoding electron transporter RnfC, with translation MPAFEFPGGIYPPERKARSNQSKLQVAALPAQVTLPLKQHAGNAATPCVAMGDSVKVGSLIAQRDGMISAPLHASVSGTVTQISNTAITIESDGLDNWQRLPPLDWRAASPATLLERLDSSGLTGLGGAGFPTYIKAQVAEHHAIDTLVVNAAECEPYITADDLTLRSYPADVLEGAQLIARLCGVQTIVIGIEDNKPEAISALEHALPQAQHPAAIVLKVIETRYPSGGERQLIKKVLNRDVPSGGLPADVGTLCHNPGTLLAALHAVRDGKPLVERIVTLTGEAVSTPGNYWVRLGTSVASLLDGVGLMPGQLHQVIVGGPMMGTPLATLDTPVTKTTNCLIAATLAELPPAPIESPCIRCSACESVCPAQLLPQQLHWYARAENDSTLETLNLFDCIECGACSFVCPSFIPLVKDYRLAKQRIRMKQIETAKSDHAKHRFEFRQARLAREDAEKQARRQARLAQTQKPSTSTAGDHATPEVDLRSLRIAQTAAKAAVKKAEKVLARAAEQDPKQRFDDLETQLATAQENLKAAEARLASARENAIQKDTP, from the coding sequence ATGCCCGCCTTTGAGTTTCCAGGCGGCATTTACCCGCCCGAGCGTAAAGCCCGCTCGAATCAATCTAAGTTGCAGGTTGCAGCGCTGCCGGCCCAGGTAACGCTGCCTTTAAAACAGCATGCAGGGAACGCTGCGACGCCCTGCGTTGCGATGGGAGACAGCGTGAAGGTGGGCAGCTTGATCGCCCAGCGCGATGGTATGATTTCCGCCCCTCTTCACGCCAGCGTAAGCGGCACCGTCACCCAGATTAGCAACACCGCGATTACCATTGAGTCGGATGGGTTAGACAACTGGCAAAGGCTACCACCGCTTGATTGGCGGGCAGCCTCACCGGCCACACTACTCGAGAGGCTAGATAGCAGCGGGCTAACCGGCCTAGGGGGGGCGGGCTTTCCCACTTACATTAAAGCCCAGGTCGCAGAGCATCACGCGATAGACACACTGGTGGTTAACGCCGCCGAGTGCGAACCCTATATCACCGCTGACGACCTTACCCTGCGCAGCTACCCCGCGGATGTACTGGAAGGCGCCCAGCTAATTGCCAGACTCTGTGGTGTGCAAACCATCGTTATCGGGATTGAAGATAACAAACCCGAGGCCATTAGTGCCTTAGAGCACGCGCTCCCCCAGGCACAGCATCCGGCAGCCATCGTGCTGAAGGTCATCGAGACCCGCTACCCCAGCGGAGGTGAACGCCAGTTAATCAAAAAAGTGCTTAATCGTGACGTGCCCAGCGGTGGTTTACCTGCCGATGTGGGCACGCTATGCCATAATCCTGGCACCCTGCTGGCAGCACTTCACGCCGTGCGCGACGGCAAACCATTGGTTGAGCGTATTGTTACCCTGACCGGCGAAGCGGTTAGTACCCCAGGGAATTACTGGGTACGGCTAGGTACATCGGTGGCCAGTTTGCTCGACGGCGTTGGTTTAATGCCCGGGCAACTCCATCAGGTTATTGTTGGCGGTCCTATGATGGGCACCCCCCTTGCCACGTTAGACACGCCGGTGACGAAAACCACCAACTGCCTGATTGCCGCTACCCTGGCAGAGCTACCACCAGCGCCTATTGAGTCGCCCTGCATTCGCTGCAGTGCCTGCGAAAGTGTGTGCCCCGCCCAACTACTCCCCCAGCAGTTGCACTGGTATGCCCGGGCCGAAAACGATAGCACGCTGGAAACACTTAACCTGTTTGACTGTATTGAGTGCGGCGCCTGCAGCTTTGTGTGCCCAAGTTTTATTCCGTTGGTTAAGGATTATCGTTTAGCAAAGCAGCGCATCCGCATGAAACAGATAGAAACAGCCAAGTCCGACCACGCCAAGCATCGCTTTGAATTCCGTCAAGCACGCCTAGCCCGGGAAGATGCTGAAAAACAGGCCCGCCGCCAGGCAAGGCTGGCTCAAACGCAAAAGCCTTCGACGAGCACTGCAGGTGATCACGCCACGCCAGAGGTAGATCTACGTAGCCTGCGAATTGCCCAAACCGCTGCCAAAGCTGCGGTTAAAAAAGCTGAAAAAGTGCTAGCCAGGGCCGCCGAACAAGATCCTAAGCAGCGCTTTGATGATTTAGAAACCCAGCTTGCAACCGCCCAAGAAAACCTCAAGGCGGCGGAAGCGCGCCTCGCCAGCGCGCGCGAGAACGCCATCCAAAAGGACACCCCATGA
- a CDS encoding electron transporter RnfG: MTPRQAMLRGAFALGAFALVTAGSVALTRALTAERIATHQLAHQHRQLQQVLPPALADTPIQDVLNGVFELPNPSQLGHRSETQGWQIHSGDGSALILPVVTRQGYNGEIRLLVGIDQQRKITGVRVTQHQETPGLGDDIERQRSDWITHFDGLSLTSLPPGSWAVHKDGGQFDAFTGATITPRAVINAVHQALLYTTESNLPITFEEPTP, encoded by the coding sequence ATGACGCCTCGCCAAGCGATGCTACGCGGCGCCTTTGCCCTAGGGGCCTTTGCACTAGTCACCGCGGGCAGTGTCGCACTTACCCGCGCGCTAACCGCCGAGAGAATTGCCACCCACCAGCTCGCCCATCAACACCGCCAGCTGCAGCAAGTACTGCCCCCTGCGCTGGCTGACACGCCTATTCAAGATGTTTTAAATGGCGTATTTGAGCTACCCAACCCTTCGCAGCTTGGGCATCGCAGTGAGACGCAAGGCTGGCAAATTCATAGCGGCGATGGAAGCGCACTTATTCTGCCGGTGGTGACGCGCCAAGGCTATAACGGTGAAATCAGGCTGCTAGTCGGCATTGACCAACAGCGCAAAATAACCGGTGTACGGGTTACCCAGCACCAGGAGACGCCAGGGCTCGGCGATGATATCGAGCGCCAGCGCAGCGACTGGATAACTCACTTTGACGGGCTGAGCTTAACCAGCCTGCCGCCGGGAAGCTGGGCGGTACACAAAGATGGCGGACAGTTTGATGCTTTTACCGGTGCAACCATTACCCCCCGCGCCGTGATTAATGCGGTACATCAGGCGCTTTTATATACAACAGAGTCCAATCTCCCCATCACCTTTGAGGAGCCAACGCCATGA
- a CDS encoding electron transport complex subunit RsxE has product MSQWRQLTREGLWSNNPALVQLLGLCPLLAVSGSVVNALGLAIATLLVMVGASTTISLLRHQVPSAVRLPAFVMIIAAFVTCAELLMAAYAYPLYQVLGIFIPLIVTNCAILGRADAFASRQPVLPAFVDGFMMGLGFGAVLIVLGAIRELLGQGTLFSGMALLFGPAATNWQLTLVDNYQFLFFILPPGAFFVAGLLIALKNALDQRSATRARPATVTPRSDRRVRVTGTIK; this is encoded by the coding sequence ATGAGCCAATGGCGCCAACTCACCCGTGAAGGGCTGTGGTCTAATAACCCTGCACTGGTTCAGCTGCTGGGGCTTTGCCCGTTGCTGGCTGTTAGCGGCAGCGTGGTCAATGCCCTCGGGTTAGCCATTGCGACGCTGCTGGTGATGGTCGGCGCTAGCACGACAATTTCACTCCTCCGCCATCAGGTACCCAGTGCGGTACGGCTACCGGCGTTTGTTATGATTATTGCCGCTTTCGTTACCTGTGCAGAGCTATTGATGGCCGCCTATGCGTACCCGCTTTACCAAGTGCTGGGGATTTTCATTCCGCTGATTGTTACCAACTGCGCCATATTAGGTCGCGCAGACGCCTTCGCCTCGCGCCAGCCAGTGCTGCCTGCCTTCGTCGATGGCTTTATGATGGGGCTAGGCTTTGGCGCGGTACTGATCGTGCTCGGGGCGATACGTGAACTGCTTGGCCAAGGAACGCTATTCAGCGGCATGGCGTTACTGTTTGGCCCTGCTGCCACTAATTGGCAGCTAACCTTGGTGGATAATTATCAGTTTTTGTTTTTCATCCTGCCGCCAGGTGCTTTTTTTGTTGCGGGCCTATTGATAGCGCTAAAAAATGCGCTCGATCAACGTAGCGCCACGCGAGCACGCCCAGCCACGGTTACGCCACGTAGCGATCGTCGGGTAAGGGTGACCGGCACAATCAAATAA
- a CDS encoding electron transport complex subunit RsxB, with translation MGDTFSWWGIVSAIGVLTGLGIIFGALLGMASERFKSEANPLVEQINALLPQTQCGQCGYPGCRPYAEAINQGDALNKCPPGGDATIHALADLLGREPAPLDGDAATDDTVAFIREAECIGCTKCIQACPVDAIIGAAKQMHTVIEDECTGCDLCVAPCPVDCIDMLPRSKPLTQWQPLVSASGIIASDRPHARSEHARL, from the coding sequence ATGGGCGATACATTTTCATGGTGGGGCATTGTCAGCGCCATAGGCGTGCTGACAGGGCTAGGTATTATCTTTGGAGCACTGCTGGGCATGGCCAGCGAACGTTTTAAAAGCGAAGCGAACCCGCTGGTTGAGCAAATTAATGCGCTGCTTCCGCAAACCCAATGCGGCCAGTGCGGCTACCCTGGCTGCCGCCCCTACGCTGAAGCCATTAACCAAGGCGATGCCCTCAACAAGTGCCCACCCGGCGGCGACGCCACTATTCACGCATTGGCTGACCTATTGGGCCGAGAGCCAGCGCCTTTAGATGGTGACGCTGCCACCGACGATACCGTCGCGTTTATACGCGAAGCGGAGTGCATTGGCTGTACTAAGTGCATTCAGGCATGCCCGGTTGATGCCATTATTGGGGCCGCCAAGCAGATGCATACCGTGATTGAAGATGAGTGCACCGGCTGCGACTTATGTGTAGCCCCCTGCCCCGTGGATTGCATTGATATGCTGCCCAGAAGTAAACCGCTCACCCAGTGGCAGCCGTTAGTAAGCGCTTCTGGAATCATTGCCAGTGACCGCCCCCACGCCAGGAGTGAGCATGCCCGCCTTTGA
- a CDS encoding response regulator, translated as MNPRTPRSLRFRFFAALSGLLIGAITALAAISIWLIFPALQEEERATIKRELDRVERSFQLDQQQLHAQVRDWAHWDDTYQFVQGNYPRYADVNFSQEMFENMRYQLMAFFTRNGDVHFLAGINPATGSYQTCHTPADICSWMAPWVNSMQAAIKENRTDQTNIYPDNPLAAVASSPILLTDKSGISPGWLFKTRTLNNEWLRFLEDYTGLSINLSVSNQAAPLNDTFSFSGNTVVAERYLPISGSTAPASLAVGVELDRTSYLTSLATFRYVLLWTAGLMIAVIVIVLLLLEKIVLKPLRLLTQFTQQVGTQEINHDKLTNRNDEIGLLARTFEQQFTRQRQLNEKLSILSTHDPLTGLPNRRLFDQELQRAVEQAIAHHTPVAVMMLDIDHFKLFNDHYGHPKGDHCLATVGATLQAFAENNDVLIARTGGEEFSVLAEMPADQAHRLANAINAEIDALNYPHNFSPVAPHLTFSIGISALEINEHFTPTALMSTADQALYEAKKAGRHQVRLYAPPLVKETISTHNTPP; from the coding sequence ATGAATCCGCGTACTCCGCGCTCATTGCGTTTTCGTTTCTTTGCTGCACTTAGCGGATTATTGATCGGCGCAATCACTGCGCTAGCAGCAATTAGCATATGGCTTATATTTCCAGCCCTGCAGGAAGAAGAGCGTGCAACGATAAAAAGGGAGCTTGATCGCGTTGAGCGTAGCTTTCAACTGGATCAACAGCAGCTACACGCCCAAGTGCGAGACTGGGCTCATTGGGATGATACCTATCAGTTTGTCCAGGGCAATTACCCGCGCTACGCAGACGTCAACTTTAGCCAAGAAATGTTTGAGAATATGCGCTATCAGCTAATGGCGTTTTTCACTCGCAATGGCGATGTTCATTTTCTTGCAGGAATAAACCCGGCAACAGGCAGCTATCAAACATGCCATACTCCCGCAGATATCTGTAGCTGGATGGCTCCGTGGGTTAACAGCATGCAAGCTGCCATCAAAGAAAACAGAACTGATCAAACTAATATATATCCTGATAATCCTCTCGCCGCCGTAGCCTCTAGCCCCATTTTGCTTACCGATAAAAGTGGCATATCGCCAGGATGGCTGTTTAAGACACGTACGCTAAATAATGAATGGCTGAGATTTTTGGAGGATTATACTGGGTTATCAATCAATCTTAGCGTCAGTAACCAGGCAGCGCCTCTAAATGACACTTTTAGCTTCTCAGGTAACACTGTAGTTGCCGAACGCTACCTCCCCATTTCAGGCTCAACTGCTCCCGCCTCCTTAGCTGTTGGAGTAGAGCTTGACCGAACTAGCTATTTAACCAGTTTAGCCACCTTTCGTTACGTACTGCTATGGACAGCAGGCTTGATGATAGCTGTCATTGTCATAGTACTTTTACTGCTTGAGAAAATCGTTCTTAAACCACTGAGGTTATTAACCCAATTCACTCAGCAAGTAGGAACACAAGAAATAAATCACGATAAGCTTACCAATCGCAATGACGAAATAGGCCTACTTGCACGTACGTTTGAGCAACAGTTCACCCGCCAACGGCAGCTCAATGAAAAATTAAGTATTCTCTCCACCCACGACCCTTTAACGGGATTACCTAACCGTCGCCTTTTTGATCAAGAGTTACAGCGCGCTGTAGAGCAAGCAATAGCCCATCACACCCCGGTTGCGGTGATGATGCTCGATATTGACCATTTTAAATTATTTAACGACCATTACGGCCATCCCAAGGGCGACCACTGCCTTGCCACCGTGGGCGCAACACTTCAAGCGTTTGCCGAGAATAATGACGTTTTGATTGCCCGAACCGGCGGCGAAGAGTTCTCTGTTCTCGCAGAGATGCCCGCCGACCAGGCGCACCGGTTAGCCAACGCTATTAATGCGGAAATTGATGCGCTTAATTACCCGCATAACTTTTCACCGGTTGCCCCTCACCTTACCTTTAGTATTGGTATCAGTGCGCTGGAGATCAATGAGCACTTTACACCTACGGCACTTATGAGCACCGCCGACCAAGCCCTTTATGAGGCGAAAAAAGCGGGCCGACATCAGGTGCGACTTTATGCACCACCGCTAGTCAAAGAGACTATTTCTACGCACAATACCCCGCCATGA
- a CDS encoding glycosyl transferase family 1, protein MRVLLLSAYEAVSHRYWAQSLMTALDEFSWTLLTLPPRHFSWRIRGNPLSWWLKEHETLSQSYDVVLATSMVDFATLVGLFPQLGQARKIVYFHENQFAYPVSSEQMPQVEAKMVNLYAALAADTIVFNTAYNRDSFFDGARQFLKKMPENLPAAKPLEQMRQRSKVLPVPIASVDNAPQVNANPRRVMWNHRWEYDKNPEDFFGVLFTLSEQQVPFELAVLGQRFRDVPPIFAEAEQRLAKQTICWGPQPEPEYRALLNGGGIVVSTTWHEFQGLAIMEAAQRGALPLVPNRLCFPALYPEKYRYDGTTEGLYHRLYAWLMEPDSQPPLLDTYPWQWPQWRGAYRNLLIGESE, encoded by the coding sequence ATGCGGGTACTTTTATTATCGGCCTACGAGGCGGTGAGTCACCGCTATTGGGCACAAAGTTTAATGACTGCGCTTGATGAGTTTTCTTGGACGTTACTAACCCTGCCTCCCCGTCACTTTTCGTGGCGGATTCGCGGCAATCCGCTGAGCTGGTGGCTGAAGGAGCATGAAACCCTGAGCCAGTCCTATGATGTCGTGCTGGCAACCTCGATGGTGGACTTTGCTACGCTCGTAGGGTTGTTTCCCCAGTTAGGGCAGGCTAGAAAAATTGTGTATTTTCACGAAAACCAGTTTGCCTACCCAGTGTCCAGTGAGCAGATGCCTCAGGTAGAGGCCAAAATGGTCAACCTCTATGCGGCGCTGGCAGCGGATACGATAGTCTTTAACACAGCCTATAATCGGGATTCATTTTTTGATGGTGCGCGCCAGTTTCTAAAAAAGATGCCGGAGAATCTGCCTGCTGCCAAGCCATTGGAGCAGATGCGTCAGCGGTCAAAGGTGCTGCCGGTACCCATAGCCTCGGTAGATAATGCCCCCCAAGTGAATGCGAACCCGCGGCGTGTCATGTGGAATCATCGCTGGGAGTACGATAAAAATCCTGAGGATTTTTTTGGCGTTCTGTTCACGCTAAGCGAGCAGCAGGTGCCGTTTGAGCTAGCGGTGCTTGGTCAACGCTTCCGAGATGTGCCGCCCATTTTTGCAGAGGCTGAACAGCGCCTTGCCAAGCAAACGATTTGTTGGGGGCCGCAGCCAGAGCCAGAATACCGTGCACTCCTTAATGGCGGCGGCATCGTGGTCTCAACCACTTGGCATGAGTTCCAAGGATTGGCGATTATGGAAGCCGCCCAGCGAGGAGCGCTGCCCCTGGTGCCAAATAGGCTCTGCTTTCCCGCGCTTTACCCCGAAAAGTACCGCTATGACGGGACGACCGAAGGGCTCTATCACCGGCTATACGCTTGGCTAATGGAACCCGATAGCCAGCCGCCGTTGCTGGATACTTACCCGTGGCAATGGCCGCAGTGGCGGGGGGCTTATCGCAACCTCCTTATAGGTGAAAGCGAATAG
- a CDS encoding electron transport complex subunit RsxD, with protein sequence MSMMHAAQVGAAPSTAHLMRWVIVATLPGIAAMTFYFGLGVISNVLLAGLFALGAEALIVALRQRPVRPALRDSSALLTGVLLGASLPPASPWWLIAVGVMAAVVVAKQLYGGLGHNPFNPAMVGYALLLVSLPTYMTLWSPPQALTAESLFNQTLWAQIIGSLPPATLDALSGATPLDAFKHKGEAVLASEFWASQPLPEGTLSAWRNVAFAWLIGGLVLIAKRIISWHIPIAMLGSMMLLATLFYASDPSHFASPLFHLLTGATLFGAFFIATDPVSAATSQRGKLIYGAGIGALVMIIRTFGGYPDAVAFAVLLMNLCVPLLDIYTVPRPSGHANTATHSAPKEPL encoded by the coding sequence ATGAGCATGATGCACGCCGCCCAGGTAGGCGCTGCCCCATCAACCGCCCACCTTATGCGGTGGGTCATCGTGGCAACCCTGCCGGGCATAGCGGCCATGACGTTCTACTTCGGACTGGGCGTGATCAGTAACGTGCTACTAGCCGGGTTATTTGCCCTTGGTGCTGAAGCACTGATAGTAGCCCTACGCCAGCGCCCAGTAAGGCCAGCGCTGCGGGATTCCAGTGCGCTGCTTACCGGCGTACTGTTAGGCGCTTCTCTACCGCCCGCTAGCCCCTGGTGGCTCATCGCGGTGGGCGTAATGGCCGCAGTTGTGGTCGCTAAGCAGCTGTATGGCGGTTTGGGCCACAACCCATTCAATCCGGCCATGGTGGGCTATGCCTTACTACTAGTGTCGTTGCCTACTTACATGACGCTGTGGTCGCCGCCCCAAGCACTCACGGCCGAGTCGCTATTCAACCAAACGCTATGGGCGCAAATTATTGGCTCCCTGCCACCAGCAACGCTTGATGCGTTGAGCGGAGCCACGCCGCTTGACGCCTTCAAGCACAAAGGTGAGGCGGTGCTTGCCAGCGAGTTCTGGGCCAGCCAGCCGCTTCCCGAAGGCACGCTTAGCGCTTGGCGCAACGTGGCGTTTGCTTGGTTAATCGGCGGGCTAGTGCTAATTGCCAAGCGTATTATCAGCTGGCATATCCCCATCGCCATGCTGGGTAGCATGATGCTGCTAGCGACGCTGTTTTATGCCAGCGACCCAAGCCACTTTGCCTCGCCGCTGTTTCACCTATTAACGGGCGCCACGCTATTTGGGGCGTTTTTTATCGCCACTGACCCGGTCTCAGCGGCCACCAGCCAACGTGGCAAACTGATTTATGGAGCGGGCATTGGTGCCCTCGTGATGATTATTCGCACCTTCGGCGGCTACCCCGACGCAGTGGCGTTTGCGGTACTACTAATGAATCTCTGTGTACCGCTATTAGATATCTACACCGTGCCGCGTCCAAGCGGCCATGCCAATACAGCAACTCACTCAGCGCCCAAGGAGCCACTATGA
- a CDS encoding endonuclease III → MNAQKRHEIFARLQAENPHPTTELNWSTPFELLAAVLLSAQATDVGVNKATAKLYPVANTPQAIIDLGIDELKRHIKTIGLFNTKAENLMKTCHLLVNQHGSEVPKTRKELEALPGVGRKTANVILNTAFGQPTIAVDTHIFRVSNRTGIAKGKDVVEVEQKLLRHIPKAFKQDAHHWLILHGRYTCIARKPRCGSCIIEDLCDYKEKTELG, encoded by the coding sequence ATGAATGCCCAAAAGCGTCATGAAATTTTTGCACGCCTACAGGCGGAAAACCCACACCCCACGACCGAGCTAAACTGGAGCACGCCTTTTGAACTGCTGGCCGCCGTGCTGCTCTCCGCACAGGCTACAGACGTTGGGGTGAACAAAGCTACCGCTAAACTTTACCCAGTGGCCAACACCCCGCAAGCCATCATTGACCTTGGCATTGATGAGCTAAAGCGCCACATTAAAACCATTGGGCTTTTTAACACCAAAGCCGAAAATCTGATGAAAACCTGCCACTTGCTGGTTAATCAGCACGGTAGCGAGGTACCGAAAACACGCAAAGAACTGGAGGCCTTACCCGGCGTTGGGCGAAAAACGGCGAACGTGATTCTTAATACGGCTTTTGGGCAGCCCACCATTGCCGTGGATACGCATATTTTTCGAGTATCCAACCGTACGGGCATTGCCAAGGGTAAAGATGTCGTAGAGGTTGAGCAGAAACTGCTAAGGCACATACCCAAGGCATTTAAACAGGATGCCCATCACTGGCTGATTCTCCACGGCCGCTATACCTGCATTGCGCGTAAGCCGCGCTGTGGTAGCTGCATTATCGAAGATCTGTGCGACTATAAAGAAAAAACCGAGCTTGGTTAA